A section of the Pan paniscus chromosome 7, NHGRI_mPanPan1-v2.0_pri, whole genome shotgun sequence genome encodes:
- the WDR97 gene encoding WD repeat-containing protein 97 isoform X2: MEAEVWEAEGYNLVLDSDLYDVDGYDVPDPGLLTEKNELTFTEPSQVLPFLTSSQQWQSLTPRARARRLWLLLRTSLHEVVEKEKRAELRVARLTHGLEPLRRLEVAAGLRSVAQDPVGGRFVVLDGAGRLHLHKEDGWAQETLLAPVGLTGLVTVLGPLGAVGRFVGWGPAGLAILRPNLSLLWLSEQGVGRAPGWAPTCCLPVPDLRLLLVAEMNSSLALWQFRSGGRRLVLRGSPLHPPPSPTGRLMRLAVAPVPPHHVLRCFAAYGSAVLTFDLHAWTLVDVRRDLHKTTISDLAYCEEVEAMVTASRDSTVKVWEADWQIRMVFVGHTGPVTAMTVLPNTTLVLSASQDGTLRTWDLQAAAQVGEVALGFWGQDKLSRRVGRLLAPVRPGWPVLSLCASSMQLWRVRELYSSLAQLPAKVLHVQVAPALPAPAHQSLPTRLVCACADGSVYLLSAATGRIVSSLLLEPEDCAAAVAYCLPREALWLLTRAGHLVRANAARCPMSVLHRVCPPPPPAPQPCCLHLYSHLTDLGGAFSSWEIVRQHWGELRCSSVACAWKNKNRYLPVVGHTDGTLSVLEWLSSKTVFQTEAHSPGPVVAIASTWNSIVSSGGDLTVKMWRVFPYAEESLSLLRTFSCCYPAVALCALGRRVTAGFEDPDSATYGLVQFGLGDSPRLDHRPQDDPTDHITGLCCCPTLKLYACSSLDCTVRIWTAENRLLRLLQLNGAPQALAFCSNSGDLVLALGSRLCLVSHRVYLPTSYLLKKMCQKAPDVVDDPPLPLMSQESLTSAQLQRLTNLHGAASLSEALSLIHRRRATSQHLVPKEDLDALVARDRDLQQLRLGLVVPAAQPPPSWQQRQEGFDNYLHLIYRSGLLGMQSGRESQQWSAGTLTVERETRDDLGALGQHFSQSPRVTVPIPPTHRRVHSKASQLLARSSLSHYLGISLDLQLQLEQLQGRMTMALDLPSSHLQCRIPLLPKRWDKEPLSSLRGFFPATVQPHKHCLRPICFPGYVPNSAVLQQMWLNAEPGASQDALWLWRPRPSQAQWQRKLLQWMGEKPGEEGEEDEKEEEEEKEDEELDQALASLSPHSNQQLDSWELEDQSAVDWTQEPRRRSCKAARTHPHPWHRHGSLLLDEHYGHLPKFLHFFIYQTWFKKLFPIFSLQAYPEAGTVEGLASLLVALLEKTTWVDRVHILQVLLRLLPNMSSDLQGQLQGLLIHLLNLDQPPSLQDQTQKKFVILALQLLLACSLESRDVVLELMSYFLYSPVHCRPELKKLLHGLGLRDPEGFLFKEMMTWVQGPDLDSKAGLRTCCHQKLEDMIQQLQETPSQTSVVSGAPTRASVIPSGTSWSPSSIFGRLSQVSEVPLMVVSPAEPHSLAPELQAQRTLAPTRSWGTPQFRLGVLSETLKSFCLEPEARLHPAGPAQLPGEPPPLEETDWSHSQLLDLGPIDALNFFCEQLRAQQRSSLQEKAAHPHPPVPDTVAPVPDMVVPPPQEHWCHPILRLQEAKPQRSARSAMRLRGPMLSRLCAGRTLDGRIRTLKLPLPRVEPQPFPLDWPTPPRPLPPRLLQPALQRYFLPADADPDTYS, from the exons ATGGAGGCAGAGGTGTGGGAGGCAGAAGGCTACAACCTAGTTCTGGACTCGGACCTGTATGATGTGGATGGCTATGATGTCCCAGACCCTGGGCTGCTCACCGAAAAGAATG AGTTGACTTTCACGGAGCCGTCGCAGGTCCTGCCCTTTTTGACCAGCAGCCAACAGTGGCAAAGCCTGACCCCGCGCGCCCGCGCCCGCCGGCTGTGGCTGCTTCTGCGCACCAGCCTCCACGAAGTCGTGGAAAAG GAGAAGAGAGCCGAGCTGCGCGTGGCGCGCCTGACGCATGGGCTGGAACCACTGCGCCGCCTGGAGGTGGCAGCTGGGCTGCGCTCGGTGGCGCAGGACCCGGTGGGTGGACGCTTCGTGGTGCTGGACGGCGCGGGCCGCCTGCACCTGCACAAGGAAGACGGCTGGGCACAGGAGACGCTGCTGGCGCCTGTCGGGCTTACGGGGCTGGTGACCGTGCTGGGCCCGCTGGGTGCCGTGGGCCGTTTTGTAGGCTGGGGCCCCGCGGGGCTGGCAATTCTGAGGCCCAACCTCAGCCTGCTGTGGCTGAGCGAGCAGGGGGTGGGCAGGGCCCCGGGTTGGGCGCCCACCTGCTGCCTGCCGGTTCCCGACCTCAGGCTGCTGCTCGTTGCGGAGATGAACAGCAGCCTGGCGCTGTGGCAGTTCCGCTCAGGTGGTCGCCGCCTGGTGCTGCGAGGGTCACCACTGCACCCGCCCCCGAGCCCAACAGGCAGGCTCATGCGTCTGGCTGTGGCGCCGGTTCCTCCCCACCACGTCCTGCGCTGCTTCGCGGCCTATGGCTCGGCCGTGCTCACTTTCGATCTGCATGCCTGGACTCTCGTAGATGTGCGCCGGGATTTGCACAAAAC CACCATCTCGGACCTGGCTTACTGCGAGGAAGTAGAGGCAATGGTGACAGCTTCCCGGGACAGCACCGTGAAGGTGTGGGAGGCTGACTGGCAGATCCGGATGGTGTTCGTGGGCCACACAG GCCCGGTGACGGCTATGACTGTGCTCCCGAACACGACCCTGGTGTTGTCAGCCTCGCAGGACGGGACGCTACGCACCTGGGACCTGCAGGCGGCCGCGCAGGTGGGCGAGGTAGCACTGGGCTTCTGGGGCCAGGACAAGCTGTCCCGGCGCGTGGGCCGTCTGCTGGCGCCGGTGCGCCCGGGCTGGCCGGTGCTGTCCCTGTGCGCGAGCAGCATGCAGCTGTGGCGCGTACGCGAGCTCTACTCGTCGTTGGCGCAACTGCCCGCCAAGGTGCTCCACGTGCAGGTGGCGCCTGCGTTGCCCGCGCCTGCGCACCAGTCGCTGCCTACGCGCCTCGTGTGCGCGTGCGCCGACGGCTCGGTCTACCTCCTGTCGGCTGCCACCGGGCGCATAGTGAGCTCACTGCTGCTGGAGCCGGAGGACTGCGCGGCAGCCGTGGCCTACTGCCTGCCGCGCGAGGCGCTGTGGCTGCTGACCAGGGCTGGGCACCTGGTCCGCGCCAACGCGGCGCGCTGCCCCATGAGCGTGCTGCACCGCGTGTGCCCGCCGCCGCCCCCTGCGCCGCAGCCTTGCTGTCTGCACCTGTACAGCCACCTCACGGATCTCGGAGGCGCCTTCTCCTCCTGGGAGATCGTGCGCCAGCACTGGGGCGAGTTGCGCTGCAGCTCTGTGGCCTGCGCCTGGAAGAACAAGAACCG GTACCTGCCAGTGGTGGGGCACACGGACGGCACGCTGTCGGTGCTGGAGTGGCTCTCGTCGAAGACTGTCTTCCAAACGGAGGCGCACAGCCCGGGCCCGGTTGTCGCCATCGCATCCACCTGGAACAGCATTGTGTCTTCGG GTGGGGACCTGACGGTGAAGATGTGGCGCGTCTTCCCCTATGCCGAGGAGAGCCTGAGCCTGCTGCGCACCTTCTCCTGCTGCTACCCGGCCGTGGCGCTCTGTGCGCTAGGCAGACGCGTCACCGCGGGCTTTGAGGACCCAGACAGCGCTACCTACGGCCTGGTGCAGTTTGGCCTGGGCGACAGTCCGCGATTAGACCACCGGCCCCAGGACGACCCCACGGACCACATCACTG GCCTGTGCTGCTGCCCCACGCTCAAACTGTATGCCTGCTCCAGCCTGGACTGCACCGTTCGCATCTGGACTGCTGAGAACCGCCTCCTGCG GCTCCTGCAGCTGAATGGTGCCCCTCAGGCCCTGGCTTTCTGCAGCAACAGTGGAGACCTGGTGCTGGCGCTGGGATCCCGCCTCTGCCTGGTGTCCCACAGGGTCTACCTGCCTACATCCTACCTACTTAAG AAGATGTGCCAGAAGGCCCCAGACGTGGTGGACGACCCTCCGCTGCCACTGATGAGCCAGGAGTCACTGACTTCCGCCCAACTGCAGAGGCTCACCAACCTCCATGGGGCAGCCAGCCTCAG CGAGGCTTTGTCTCTCATCCATCGTCGGAGGGCAACATCTCAGCACCTGGTGCCGAAGGAG GACTTGGACGCCCTAGTGGCCCGGGACCGAGACCTTCAGCAGTTGAGGCTGGGGCTAGTGGTCCcagcagcccagcccccaccctcctGGCAGCAGCGCCAGGAAGGCTTTGACAATTACCTCCATCTGATCTACCGCTCTGGCCTGCTG GGCATGCAGTCTGGAAGGGAGTCCCAGCAGTGGAGTGCCGGGACCCTCACAGTGGAGAGAGAGACCCGGGAT GACCTGGGAGCCCTGGGCCAGCACTTCTCCCAGTCTCCCCGAGTCACAGTGCCGATCCCACCCACCCACCGTAGGGTGCACAGCAAGGCATCCCAG CTTCTGGCCCGCTCCTCACTGAGCCACTACCTGGGCATCAGTCTGGATCTGCAGCTGCAGTTGGAGCAGCTCCAAGGGAGGATGACCATGGCCCTGGACCTGCCATCCTCCCACTTGCAGTGCAGG ATCCCACTGCTGCCAAAGAGATGGGACAAGGAACCTCTCTCTAGCCTCAGGGGCTTCTTTCCTGCCACCGTGCAGCCCCACAAG CACTGCCTGAGGCCCATCTGCTTCCCCGGCTATGTGCCCAATTCCGCGGTGCTACAGCAGATGTGGCTAAATGCAGAG CCAGGGGCAAGCCAGGATGCCCTGTGGTTGTGGCGCCCCAGGCCATCCCAAGCCCAGTGGCAGAGGAAGCTGCTCCAGTGGATGGGGGagaagcctggggaggagggggaggaagacgagaaggaagaggaggaggagaaggaagacgAGGAGCTGGACCAGGCCTTGGCTTCCCTGAGCCCGCACTCCAACCAGCAGCTGGATTCCTGGGAACTGGAGGATCAG AGTGCTGTGGACTGGACCCAGGAGCCCCGGCGGCGCAGCTGCAAGGCTGCCAGGACCCACCCTCATCCCTGGCACCGTCATGGGAGTTTGCTCTTGGATGAGCATTATGGGCATCTTCCCAAGTTTCTGCATTTCTTCATCTACCAGACCTGGTTCAAAAAGCTGTTCCCCATCTTCAGCCTGCAG GCATACCCGGAGGCAGGCACGGTTGAGGGCCTGGCCTCGCTGTTGGTGGCCCTGCTGGAGAAGACCACGTGGGTCGACCGTGTGCACATCCTGCAGGTGCTACTGAGACTGCTGCCCAACATGAGCAGTGATCTCCAAGGCCAGCTGCAGGGCCTGCTCATACACTTGCTCAACCTGGACCAGCCCCCCAGCCTCCAG GACCAGACGCAGAAGAAGTTCGTGATACTGGcgctgcagctgctcctggcctgCTCCCTGGAGTCCCGGGATGTGGTGCTGGAGCTCATGTCCTACTTCCTCTACTCTCCCGTGCACTGCCG GCCAGAGCTCAAGAAGCTGCTGCACGGGCTGGGCCTTCGGGACCCAGAGGGCTTCCTATTCAAGGAGATGATGACCTGGGTCCAGGGCCCAGACCTGGACTCCAAGGCCGGCCTGCGCACTTGCTGCCACCAGAAACTGGAGGACATGATCCAGCAGCTTCAG GAGACCCCATCGCAGACGTCAGTGGTCTCTGGGGCACCCACACGCGCCTCCGTGATACCCTCGGGCACCTCCTGGTCGCCCTCCAGCATCTTCGGGAGGCTCTCACAGGTCTCAGAGGTGCCTTTGATGGTGGTCTCACCTGCGGAGCCGCACTCTTTAGCCCCGGAGCTCCAGGCCCAGCGGACGCTGGCACCCACGCGCAGCTGGGGGACCCCTCAGTTCCGTCTCGGAGTGCTCTCCGAGACGCTGAAGAGCTTTTGCCTGGAGCCCGAGGCCCGCCTGCACCCTGCCGGGCCTGCTCAGCTGCCCGGAGAGCCGCCGCCGCTGGAGGAGACCGACTGGTCGCACTCGCAGCTGCTGGACTTGGGCCCCATCGACGCGCTCAACTTCTTCTGTGAGCAGCTGCGGGCGCAGCAGCGGAGTTCGCTCCAGGAGAAGGCTGCGCACCCACACCCGCCAGTGCCCGACACGGTGGCGCCGGTGCCCGACATGGTGGTGCCACCTCCACAGGAGCACTG GTGCCACCCCATCCTCCGGCTGCAGGAGGCCAAGCCGCAGAGGTCTGCGAGGTCCGCGATGAGACTGAGGG GCCCCATGCTGTCCCGGCTCTGTGCGGGCCGCACCCTGGACGGCCGCATCCGGACGCTGAAGCTGCCGCTGCCGCGTGTGGAGCCGCAGCCTTTCCCCCTGGACTGGCCCACGCCCCCGCGCCCGCTGCCCCCGCGGCTCCTGCAGCCGGCCCTGCAGCGCTACTTTCTGCCAGCGGACGCGGACCCTGACACCTACAGCTGA